A single genomic interval of Amycolatopsis albispora harbors:
- a CDS encoding glycosyltransferase family 4 protein → MRIAIVTESFLPQVNGVTNSVLRVVEHLRDRAHEVLVIAPGAGPAEYRGAPVVRIPALGLPVVNSLPIGVPTRTVLTAMAQFQPDVVHLASPFVVGARGLAAARRLRVPSIAVYQTDIAGFAAAYGLGLGARAAWRWVRRVHSRADRTLAPSSDSVRELQAHGVPRVHRWGRGVDIERFSPSHADPALRAELAPNGELLVGFVGRLAPEKEVDRLTALAGVPGIRVVVVGDGPDLEGLRDRLPGAAFLGAKYGDELSTAYASLDVFVHTGPHETFCQAVQEAMASGLPVLAPDAGGPRDLVLHGRTGFLLPADRERFATQLVARVNELRDAALRERLGGKARKVVLGRTWPAVCGELMGHYEAVAGRAAQAA, encoded by the coding sequence GTGCGTATCGCCATCGTCACCGAAAGCTTCCTGCCGCAGGTCAACGGCGTCACCAACTCCGTGCTGCGGGTGGTCGAGCACCTGCGCGACCGGGCGCACGAGGTGCTCGTGATCGCCCCCGGCGCCGGTCCGGCGGAGTACCGGGGCGCGCCGGTGGTGCGCATTCCCGCGCTCGGCCTGCCGGTGGTCAACTCGCTGCCGATCGGGGTGCCGACCAGGACCGTGCTCACCGCGATGGCGCAGTTCCAGCCGGACGTGGTGCACCTGGCGTCCCCGTTCGTCGTCGGCGCACGGGGGCTCGCCGCGGCCCGGCGGCTGCGCGTGCCGTCGATCGCGGTCTACCAGACCGACATCGCCGGGTTCGCCGCCGCGTACGGCCTCGGCCTGGGCGCGCGGGCGGCCTGGCGCTGGGTGCGGCGGGTGCACTCGCGGGCCGACCGCACGCTCGCGCCGTCCAGCGATTCGGTGCGGGAACTCCAGGCGCACGGCGTGCCGCGCGTGCACCGCTGGGGCCGTGGTGTGGACATCGAGCGGTTCTCGCCGTCGCACGCCGACCCGGCGCTGCGGGCCGAACTCGCGCCCAACGGCGAGCTGCTGGTCGGCTTTGTCGGCAGGCTGGCCCCGGAAAAGGAGGTCGACCGGCTGACCGCGCTGGCCGGGGTGCCCGGCATCCGGGTGGTGGTGGTCGGTGACGGTCCCGATCTCGAAGGCCTGCGTGACCGCCTGCCCGGCGCTGCCTTCCTCGGCGCGAAGTACGGCGACGAGCTGTCCACCGCCTACGCCAGCCTCGACGTTTTTGTGCACACCGGCCCGCACGAGACCTTCTGCCAGGCGGTCCAGGAGGCGATGGCCTCCGGGCTGCCGGTGCTCGCGCCGGACGCGGGCGGCCCGCGTGACCTGGTGCTGCACGGGCGCACCGGCTTCCTCCTGCCCGCCGACCGCGAGCGGTTCGCCACCCAGCTGGTGGCCAGGGTGAACGAGCTGCGTGACGCCGCGTTGCGCGAACGGCTCGGCGGCAAGGCGCGCAAGGTGGTGCTCGGCCGGACCTGGCCCGCGGTGTGCGGTGAGCTGATGGGCCACTACGAAGCGGTGGCCGGCCGGGCGGCGCAGGCGGCCTGA
- a CDS encoding glycosyltransferase — protein MHIVQLANFYGPRSGGLRTALHHLGAGYVAGGHEVTLVVPGRRYAEEVLPTGVRRFQLPAPRIPGTGGYRAVDPHRVRWVLRGLRPDRLEVSDRLTLRGMGTWARRHGVPSVVISHERLDRLLEQFLVPAPVARHWADAANRRMAGSYDTVVCTTAFARAEFDRIGVPNVRRVPLGVDLLAFAPHLRDHALRAELLGGADALIVHCGRLSPEKHVERSVDTVAELTESGVDVRLVVAGDGPRRRALERRARGLPVTFLGFVSERAEVARLLASADVSLAPGPHETFGLAALEALASGTPAVVSASSALREIVRPPGGAAVDDHAPAFAAGVTAVLDRPEPERRAAARSRAEQFTWPSAVRGMLRVMGG, from the coding sequence GTGCACATCGTCCAGCTCGCCAACTTCTACGGGCCGCGGTCGGGCGGGCTGCGCACCGCGCTGCACCACCTCGGCGCCGGGTACGTCGCGGGCGGTCACGAGGTGACGCTGGTGGTGCCGGGGCGGCGTTACGCCGAGGAGGTGCTGCCCACCGGGGTGCGCCGGTTCCAGCTGCCGGCGCCGCGGATCCCGGGCACCGGCGGGTACCGCGCGGTCGATCCGCACCGCGTGCGCTGGGTGCTGCGCGGGCTGCGGCCGGACCGGCTGGAGGTGTCCGACCGGCTGACCCTGCGTGGCATGGGGACCTGGGCTCGCAGGCACGGCGTGCCGAGCGTGGTCATCTCGCACGAGCGGCTGGACCGGCTGCTGGAGCAGTTCCTGGTGCCCGCGCCGGTGGCCAGGCACTGGGCGGACGCGGCGAACCGCCGGATGGCGGGCAGTTACGACACGGTGGTCTGCACCACCGCCTTCGCGCGGGCCGAATTCGACCGGATCGGCGTGCCGAACGTGCGCCGGGTGCCACTCGGCGTGGACCTGCTGGCGTTCGCCCCGCACCTGCGCGACCACGCGCTGCGCGCCGAACTGCTCGGCGGCGCCGACGCGCTCATCGTCCACTGTGGACGGCTGTCGCCGGAGAAGCACGTGGAACGCAGCGTGGACACCGTGGCCGAGCTGACCGAGTCCGGAGTGGACGTCCGGCTGGTGGTGGCCGGGGACGGGCCGCGGCGGCGGGCGCTGGAGCGCCGGGCCCGCGGGCTGCCGGTGACCTTCCTCGGCTTTGTCAGCGAACGCGCCGAGGTGGCCAGGCTGCTGGCGTCGGCGGACGTCTCGCTCGCGCCCGGCCCGCACGAGACCTTCGGCCTGGCCGCGCTCGAAGCTCTCGCGTCGGGCACGCCCGCGGTGGTCTCGGCGTCGTCCGCGCTGCGTGAAATCGTGCGGCCGCCCGGTGGCGCGGCCGTCGACGACCACGCACCCGCCTTCGCCGCCGGGGTCACCGCCGTGCTCGACCGGCCGGAACCGGAACGCCGCGCGGCCGCCAGGTCGCGGGCCGAGCAGTTCACCTGGCCGAGCGCGGTCCGGGGCATGTTGCGCGTGATGGGCGGGTAG
- a CDS encoding demethylmenaquinone methyltransferase, which translates to MSRASLDKDPHEVAAMFDGVADGYDRANSFMTFGFDRRWRITTSRVLDAKRGEKVLDLAAGTGVSTTEYAANGAWCLAADFSLGMLRAGLHRKVPMVAADALHLPFADGSFDAATVSLGIRNFVDTKAALQELARVVRPGGRLVICEVSTPTFPPIRFIYRKFMLRLLTWVGRRVSSNPDAYGYLAESMLTWPAQREFGEIIASAGWTDVEWMNLTFGVVAIHRATKPPVHSPA; encoded by the coding sequence ATGTCCCGAGCCAGCCTCGACAAGGATCCGCACGAAGTCGCCGCCATGTTCGACGGCGTCGCCGACGGGTACGACCGCGCGAACTCGTTCATGACCTTCGGCTTCGACCGCCGCTGGCGGATCACCACCTCGCGGGTGCTCGACGCCAAGCGCGGTGAGAAGGTGCTCGACCTGGCCGCCGGCACCGGCGTGTCCACCACCGAGTACGCCGCGAACGGCGCGTGGTGCCTGGCCGCGGACTTCTCGCTGGGCATGCTGCGCGCGGGGCTGCACCGCAAGGTGCCGATGGTCGCCGCGGACGCGCTGCACCTGCCGTTCGCCGACGGCAGCTTCGACGCCGCCACGGTCTCGCTGGGCATCCGGAACTTCGTCGACACCAAGGCCGCGCTGCAGGAGCTGGCGCGGGTGGTGCGGCCGGGCGGGCGGCTGGTCATCTGCGAGGTGTCCACCCCCACCTTCCCGCCGATCCGGTTCATCTACCGCAAGTTCATGCTGCGGCTGCTGACCTGGGTCGGCCGCCGGGTCTCGTCCAATCCGGACGCCTACGGCTACCTCGCCGAATCCATGCTGACCTGGCCCGCGCAACGCGAGTTCGGCGAGATCATCGCCTCCGCCGGCTGGACCGACGTGGAGTGGATGAACCTCACATTCGGCGTCGTAGCAATCCATCGGGCCACCAAGCCGCCCGTACACTCGCCTGCATGA
- a CDS encoding geranylgeranyl reductase family protein, which translates to MNSLQQRDAEVIVVGAGPAGSTVATYLARAGVDVLLLEKTVFPREKVCGDGLTPRGVKQLIDLGIDTSEDAGWVHSRGLRILTGDLTLELDWPELTSYPPYGVSRTRQDFDDLLAKTAVKAGARLLERTTVTGAITDATGRVVGVEAKTGEDKREVSYRAPLVLACDGVSARLALSVGIGKNEKRPMGVAVRRYYKSSRHDDPFIEGHLELWDRSDPARPKLLPGYGWAFPLGDGTVNVGLGMLSTSKAFRSTDYRALLRQWLDGTPEEWGYREENAIGKVGGAGLPMGFNRTPHYRDGLLLLGDAGGMVSPFNGEGISAAMESAQLAAEAVVQALARPEGSSRERALQGYPMAVAELMGGYYRLGNVFAKLIGKPAVMRAATKYGLRINALLPLVYKGLSGCYDAKGGDVVDRLIAAAARATPSPR; encoded by the coding sequence ATGAACAGTCTTCAGCAGCGCGATGCCGAGGTGATCGTGGTGGGCGCGGGCCCGGCGGGCTCCACCGTCGCCACCTATCTCGCCAGGGCCGGCGTGGACGTGCTGCTGCTGGAGAAGACGGTCTTCCCGCGCGAGAAGGTCTGCGGTGACGGGCTCACCCCGCGTGGCGTGAAGCAGCTGATCGACCTGGGCATCGACACCAGCGAGGACGCGGGCTGGGTGCACAGCCGCGGCCTGCGCATCCTCACCGGGGACCTGACCCTGGAGCTGGACTGGCCGGAGCTGACCAGCTACCCGCCCTACGGCGTTTCCCGCACCCGCCAGGACTTCGACGACCTGCTGGCGAAAACCGCGGTCAAGGCGGGCGCGCGGCTGCTGGAGCGCACCACGGTCACCGGCGCGATCACCGACGCCACCGGGCGCGTGGTCGGCGTCGAAGCGAAGACCGGCGAGGACAAGCGCGAGGTCAGCTACCGCGCGCCGCTGGTGCTGGCGTGCGACGGCGTGTCCGCGCGGCTCGCGCTGAGCGTGGGCATCGGCAAGAACGAGAAGCGCCCCATGGGTGTGGCCGTGCGGCGCTACTACAAGAGCTCGCGGCACGACGACCCGTTCATCGAAGGTCACCTGGAGCTGTGGGACCGCAGCGATCCCGCGCGCCCGAAGCTGCTGCCGGGTTACGGCTGGGCGTTCCCGCTCGGCGACGGCACGGTGAACGTCGGCCTCGGCATGCTGTCCACCTCGAAGGCCTTCCGCAGCACCGACTACCGCGCGCTGCTGCGCCAGTGGCTCGACGGCACGCCCGAGGAATGGGGCTACCGCGAGGAGAACGCGATCGGCAAGGTCGGCGGCGCCGGGTTGCCGATGGGCTTCAACCGCACCCCGCACTACCGCGACGGCCTGCTGCTGCTCGGCGACGCGGGCGGCATGGTCAGCCCGTTCAACGGGGAGGGCATTTCGGCCGCGATGGAGTCGGCGCAGCTGGCCGCCGAAGCCGTGGTCCAGGCGCTCGCGCGGCCGGAAGGCTCCTCGCGCGAGCGCGCGTTGCAGGGCTACCCGATGGCCGTCGCCGAGCTGATGGGCGGCTACTACCGGCTCGGCAACGTGTTCGCGAAGCTGATCGGCAAACCGGCCGTGATGCGGGCGGCGACCAAGTACGGGCTGCGCATCAACGCCCTGCTTCCCTTGGTGTACAAGGGACTTTCCGGCTGCTACGACGCGAAGGGCGGCGACGTGGTCGACCGCCTGATCGCCGCGGCCGCGCGCGCCACCCCCAGCCCGCGCTGA
- a CDS encoding NADH-quinone oxidoreductase subunit A: MQPPHFAGQLAQGAAAPTLDVYLPLVILFVLAIAFAVLSVLLGPLVGPSRYNKAKLSAYECGIEPSPQPVVGGGRMPIAYYVTAMLFILFDIEMVFLYPFAVSADALGLFGLVEIVLFIATVGFAYAYVWRRGGLDWN, from the coding sequence TTGCAACCACCACACTTCGCGGGACAACTCGCTCAGGGGGCCGCCGCTCCCACGTTGGACGTGTACCTCCCGCTGGTCATCCTGTTCGTGCTGGCGATCGCGTTCGCCGTGCTCTCGGTGCTGCTGGGCCCGCTCGTCGGCCCCAGCCGCTACAACAAGGCGAAACTTTCGGCCTACGAATGCGGGATCGAACCCTCGCCGCAGCCGGTGGTCGGCGGCGGCCGGATGCCGATCGCCTACTACGTCACGGCGATGCTGTTCATCCTGTTCGACATCGAGATGGTGTTCCTCTACCCGTTCGCGGTCTCCGCGGACGCGCTGGGCCTGTTCGGCCTGGTGGAGATCGTTCTGTTCATCGCCACGGTCGGTTTCGCCTACGCCTACGTGTGGCGGCGCGGCGGCCTCGACTGGAACTAG
- a CDS encoding NuoB/complex I 20 kDa subunit family protein, whose protein sequence is MGLEEKLPNGILLASLEGLVNWARKNSMWPATFGLACCAIEMMTVGGSRYDIARFGMERFSATPRQADLMIVAGRVTQKMAPVLRQIYDQMAEPKWVLAMGVCASSGGMFNNYAVVQGVDHIVPVDMYLPGCPPRPEMLLDAILKLHAKIQDEPLNARRAELRAASGARTELIPSSIKYAKK, encoded by the coding sequence ATGGGTCTCGAAGAGAAACTCCCGAACGGAATCCTGCTGGCCAGCCTGGAGGGCCTGGTCAACTGGGCGCGCAAGAACTCGATGTGGCCCGCCACCTTCGGGCTCGCCTGCTGCGCCATCGAGATGATGACCGTCGGCGGCTCGCGCTACGACATCGCGCGCTTCGGCATGGAGCGCTTCAGCGCCACCCCGCGCCAGGCGGACCTGATGATCGTCGCCGGCCGCGTGACGCAGAAGATGGCGCCGGTGCTCCGCCAGATCTACGACCAGATGGCCGAGCCCAAGTGGGTGCTGGCGATGGGCGTGTGCGCCTCGTCCGGCGGCATGTTCAACAACTACGCGGTGGTGCAGGGCGTGGACCACATCGTGCCGGTGGACATGTACCTGCCCGGCTGCCCGCCGCGGCCGGAGATGCTGCTCGACGCGATCCTCAAGCTGCACGCCAAGATCCAGGACGAACCGCTCAACGCCCGGCGCGCCGAACTGCGCGCGGCCAGCGGTGCCCGCACCGAGCTGATCCCGTCCTCCATCAAGTACGCGAAGAAGTGA
- a CDS encoding NADH-quinone oxidoreductase subunit C — protein MPEEEKPVPGGEQSSAERAESAELRPAGPRPAEPVVAGRERKGMFGVSGTGDTSGYGGLRLPAYSPPPAERPYGGWFDEFADEFFAALGENGIPAEAIQQVTVDRGEITFYVAREHLLEICRTLRNDGGLRFELCSSVSGVDYGVDVPQRLHSVYHLTSMTFRRRIRLEVAVDVDDPHIPSVVEVYPTADWQEREAYDMFGIVYDGHPALTRILMPDDWDGHPQRKDYPLGGIPVEYKGAEIPPPDQRRSYS, from the coding sequence ATGCCCGAGGAAGAAAAGCCGGTCCCCGGCGGAGAACAGTCCAGCGCCGAGCGCGCCGAGTCGGCCGAGCTGCGGCCCGCCGGCCCGCGCCCGGCCGAACCGGTGGTGGCCGGGCGCGAGCGCAAGGGCATGTTCGGCGTCTCCGGCACCGGGGACACCTCCGGTTACGGCGGCCTGCGGCTCCCGGCGTACTCGCCGCCCCCGGCGGAACGCCCGTACGGCGGCTGGTTCGACGAGTTCGCCGACGAGTTCTTCGCCGCACTGGGCGAAAACGGCATCCCGGCCGAGGCGATCCAGCAGGTCACCGTCGACCGCGGCGAGATCACCTTCTACGTCGCGCGCGAGCACCTGCTGGAGATCTGCCGGACCCTGCGCAACGACGGCGGGCTGCGGTTCGAGCTGTGCAGCTCGGTCTCCGGCGTGGACTACGGCGTGGACGTGCCGCAGCGCCTGCACTCGGTCTACCACCTGACCTCGATGACCTTCCGCCGCCGCATCCGGCTGGAGGTCGCGGTGGACGTGGACGACCCGCACATCCCGTCCGTGGTCGAGGTCTACCCGACCGCCGACTGGCAGGAGCGGGAGGCCTACGACATGTTCGGCATCGTCTACGACGGCCACCCGGCGCTGACCCGGATCCTGATGCCGGACGACTGGGACGGCCACCCGCAGCGCAAGGACTACCCGCTCGGCGGGATTCCCGTGGAGTACAAGGGCGCGGAGATCCCGCCGCCGGACCAGCGGAGGTCTTACTCGTGA
- a CDS encoding NADH-quinone oxidoreductase subunit D, with protein MSSTEKISDVETGTDTSPSGSSSQQAYAEERRTTEGPVYTVSGGDWDDVLSDAEHDDRMVINMGPQHPSTHGVLRLVLEMEGETVTQLRSVIGYLHTGIEKNCEYRTWTQGVTFVTRMDYLAPLSTEMAYCLAVEKLLGIKAPPRAELLRVLLLEINRIGSHLVYIATGGMELGATTAMTLGFREREEVLHLLEHLTGLRMNHAFIRPGGLAQDMPEDYQEAVSAFVKTMEERLPLYDKLFTGQPIWRNRLKDVGFLPVDACLSLGVTGPVLRSAGLPWDLRKTEPYSRYDEFKFDVPTSTDADCWARYLIRVQEMRESLKIIKQALKKLADEGPGPVMVDDAKVAWPAQLSLGSDGLGNSLEHVRKIMGQSMESLIHHFKLVTEGFKVPPGQAYVPVESPRGELGAHLVSDGGTRPMRVHIREPSFVNLQSMPAMAEGGLVADVIAAIASIDPVMGGVDR; from the coding sequence GTGAGCAGCACCGAAAAGATCTCGGACGTCGAGACCGGCACCGACACCTCGCCGTCCGGCTCGTCCAGCCAGCAGGCCTACGCCGAAGAGCGCCGCACCACCGAAGGCCCGGTCTACACGGTTTCCGGTGGTGACTGGGACGACGTGCTCTCCGACGCCGAGCACGACGACCGCATGGTCATCAACATGGGCCCGCAGCACCCGTCCACGCACGGCGTGCTCCGGCTCGTGCTGGAGATGGAGGGCGAGACCGTCACCCAGCTCCGCTCGGTGATCGGCTACCTGCACACCGGGATCGAGAAGAACTGCGAATACCGGACCTGGACCCAGGGCGTCACCTTCGTCACGCGGATGGACTACCTGGCACCGCTGTCCACCGAGATGGCCTACTGCCTCGCGGTGGAGAAGCTGCTCGGCATCAAGGCGCCGCCGCGGGCCGAGCTGCTGCGCGTGCTGCTGCTGGAGATCAACCGGATCGGCTCGCACCTGGTCTACATCGCCACCGGCGGCATGGAACTCGGGGCCACCACGGCGATGACGCTCGGCTTCCGCGAGCGCGAAGAGGTGCTGCACCTGCTCGAGCACCTGACCGGCCTGCGGATGAACCACGCGTTCATCCGGCCCGGCGGGCTCGCCCAGGACATGCCGGAGGACTACCAGGAGGCGGTGTCCGCCTTCGTCAAGACGATGGAGGAGCGGCTTCCGCTCTACGACAAGCTGTTCACCGGCCAGCCGATCTGGCGCAACCGGCTCAAGGACGTCGGCTTCCTGCCGGTGGACGCCTGCCTTTCGCTCGGCGTGACCGGACCGGTGCTGCGGTCGGCCGGGCTGCCGTGGGACCTGCGCAAGACCGAGCCGTACTCGCGGTACGACGAGTTCAAGTTCGACGTGCCGACCTCGACCGACGCGGACTGCTGGGCGCGCTACCTGATCCGCGTGCAGGAGATGCGCGAGAGCCTGAAGATCATCAAGCAGGCGCTGAAGAAGCTGGCCGACGAGGGCCCCGGCCCGGTGATGGTGGACGACGCGAAGGTGGCCTGGCCCGCGCAGCTGTCGCTGGGCAGCGACGGGCTCGGCAACTCGCTCGAGCACGTCCGCAAGATCATGGGCCAGTCGATGGAATCGCTGATCCACCACTTCAAGCTGGTCACCGAGGGCTTCAAGGTGCCGCCGGGCCAGGCCTACGTGCCGGTCGAGTCGCCGCGCGGGGAGCTGGGCGCGCACCTGGTCTCCGACGGCGGCACCCGCCCGATGCGCGTGCACATCAGGGAACCGAGCTTCGTGAACCTGCAGTCGATGCCCGCGATGGCCGAAGGCGGGCTGGTGGCGGACGTGATCGCGGCGATCGCGTCGATCGACCCCGTGATGGGGGGAGTGGACCGATGA
- the nuoE gene encoding NADH-quinone oxidoreductase subunit NuoE, with the protein MTSSTERPEPGPDYADQTHVAAGGDVDVRGIAPGDSASILDTAVLEDPFGPDIVDKAQQIIARYPVSRSALLPMLHLVQSVQGYVTQEGIAFCAKQLDLSDAEVSAVATFYTMYKRRPCGEHLVSVCTNTLCAALGGDDIYKKLQTHLGSEEKPLGHEETAGTPGEPGSITLEHAECLAACDLGPVIQVNYEYFDNQTTDKAVALVDALRAGKKPAPTRGAPLTDFKGAELQLAGFFPEDEQTYRADVDGPSQAVETLRGAQVAQERGWTAPVMEDVPLPAVEEKK; encoded by the coding sequence ATGACCTCTTCGACGGAACGCCCGGAGCCGGGCCCCGACTACGCCGACCAGACGCACGTCGCGGCCGGTGGTGACGTGGACGTGCGCGGCATCGCCCCCGGCGACTCGGCGTCCATTTTGGACACCGCGGTGCTGGAGGACCCGTTCGGCCCCGACATCGTGGACAAGGCGCAGCAGATCATCGCGCGCTACCCGGTGAGCCGGTCGGCGCTGCTGCCGATGCTGCACCTGGTGCAGTCGGTGCAGGGCTACGTCACGCAGGAGGGCATCGCCTTCTGCGCCAAGCAGCTCGACCTGTCCGACGCCGAGGTCAGCGCGGTCGCCACCTTCTACACCATGTACAAGCGCCGCCCGTGTGGTGAGCACCTGGTCAGCGTCTGCACCAACACGCTGTGCGCCGCGCTCGGCGGGGACGACATCTACAAAAAGCTCCAGACGCACCTCGGTTCCGAGGAAAAGCCGCTGGGGCACGAGGAAACCGCGGGCACGCCGGGTGAGCCCGGCTCGATCACGCTCGAGCACGCGGAATGCCTCGCCGCCTGCGACCTCGGCCCGGTCATCCAGGTCAACTACGAGTACTTCGACAACCAGACCACGGACAAGGCGGTCGCGCTGGTCGACGCGCTGCGGGCGGGCAAGAAGCCGGCCCCGACGCGCGGTGCCCCGCTGACCGACTTCAAGGGCGCGGAACTGCAGCTCGCCGGGTTCTTCCCGGAGGACGAGCAGACCTACCGCGCCGACGTGGACGGGCCGTCGCAGGCCGTGGAAACCCTGCGGGGCGCCCAGGTCGCGCAGGAGCGCGGCTGGACCGCGCCGGTGATGGAAGACGTGCCGCTGCCCGCCGTCGAAGAGAAGAAGTGA
- the nuoF gene encoding NADH-quinone oxidoreductase subunit NuoF, which produces MADPITPVLTKRWLSPESWRLATYERLEGYTALRKALAGTPEQLVTLIKNAGLRGRGGAGFPAGVKWSFMPPNEDKPHYLVINADEGEPGTCKDIPLMMADPHSLIEGCVIASYAMRSHHCFIYVRGEALHCIRRLNAAVREAYEAGYLGKNIVGSGFDLDITVHAGAGAYICGEETALLDSLEGRRGQPRLKPPFPAAAGLYAAPTTVNNVETIASAPYIVNAGADWFRKMGSEKSPGPKIYSISGHVTNPGQYECPLGTTLRQLLDMAGGMKDGIPLKFWTPGGSSTPMFTAEHLDTPLDFEGAAEAGSMLGTTAVMVFNETVSVPWAVMKWTQFYEHESCGKCTPCREGTYWLAQILERMVEGRGTEADIDTLLDVCDNILGRSFCALGDGAVSPITSGIKYFRDEFLALCESNKRELVGAQA; this is translated from the coding sequence ATGGCTGACCCCATTACCCCGGTCCTCACCAAGCGCTGGCTTTCGCCGGAATCCTGGCGGCTGGCCACCTACGAACGCCTCGAGGGCTACACCGCGCTGCGCAAGGCGCTGGCCGGTACCCCGGAGCAGCTGGTCACGCTGATCAAGAACGCGGGCCTGCGCGGCCGCGGCGGTGCGGGCTTCCCGGCCGGTGTGAAGTGGTCGTTCATGCCGCCCAACGAGGACAAGCCGCACTACCTGGTGATCAACGCCGACGAGGGCGAGCCGGGGACCTGCAAGGACATCCCGCTGATGATGGCGGACCCGCACTCGCTGATCGAGGGCTGCGTGATCGCCTCGTACGCGATGCGCTCGCACCACTGCTTCATCTACGTCCGCGGTGAGGCGCTGCACTGCATCCGCCGCCTCAACGCGGCCGTGCGCGAGGCATACGAAGCCGGCTACCTCGGCAAGAACATCGTCGGCAGCGGGTTCGATCTCGACATCACCGTGCACGCGGGCGCCGGTGCCTACATCTGCGGTGAGGAAACCGCGCTGCTCGACTCGCTGGAGGGCCGTCGTGGCCAGCCGCGGCTCAAGCCGCCGTTCCCCGCGGCCGCCGGCCTCTACGCCGCCCCGACCACGGTGAACAACGTGGAGACCATCGCCAGCGCGCCCTACATCGTCAACGCCGGTGCCGACTGGTTCCGCAAGATGGGCAGCGAGAAGTCACCCGGCCCGAAGATCTACTCGATCTCCGGGCACGTGACCAATCCCGGGCAGTACGAGTGTCCACTCGGGACGACGCTGCGCCAGCTGCTGGACATGGCGGGTGGCATGAAGGACGGCATCCCGCTGAAGTTCTGGACCCCGGGTGGCTCGTCCACGCCGATGTTCACCGCGGAGCACCTGGACACCCCGCTGGACTTCGAAGGCGCCGCCGAGGCGGGCTCGATGCTCGGCACCACCGCGGTGATGGTGTTCAACGAGACGGTTTCCGTGCCGTGGGCGGTGATGAAGTGGACGCAGTTCTACGAGCACGAGTCGTGCGGCAAGTGCACGCCGTGCCGCGAGGGCACCTACTGGCTGGCGCAGATCCTCGAGCGCATGGTCGAGGGCCGGGGCACCGAGGCCGACATCGACACCCTGCTCGACGTCTGCGACAACATCCTCGGCCGCTCGTTCTGCGCGCTCGGTGACGGCGCGGTCAGCCCGATCACCAGCGGTATCAAGTACTTCCGGGACGAGTTCCTGGCACTGTGTGAGAGCAACAAGCGCGAGCTGGTGGGAGCGCAGGCATGA